The following proteins are co-located in the Fluviicola sp. genome:
- a CDS encoding T9SS type A sorting domain-containing protein: MNKLILFLLILPGFVNAQSFHPAPGNPGTNAIKKDSSCFVSWASGGTIQRGYLDIADTTIIVSGSNRASFGNLNLALGPATGSVTDVVSLGDSGIATLSFDQFIMDGPGYDFAIFENGFMDDYIEMAHVEVSSDGVHFFRFPSTSEVQTVTQASNASYTDCRMINNLAGKYRIGYGTPFDLSDLPNDPDLNKSAVTLVRVIDAIGAISGHVTTDQFGMIINDPYPTAFESGGFDLEAIGIINGTLGLTDLEALNVQAFPNPATDQLQVTLNGEAILNLYAPDGRLLLTANHTHSTFISMEDFATGMYQLQLIQNGKQQRLNILKK, encoded by the coding sequence ATGAATAAGCTCATTCTATTCCTTTTAATCCTGCCTGGCTTTGTAAATGCTCAAAGTTTTCATCCTGCTCCGGGAAACCCTGGAACGAATGCCATAAAAAAAGACAGTTCCTGTTTTGTTTCATGGGCAAGCGGAGGAACAATTCAAAGAGGTTATCTGGATATTGCGGATACCACCATTATAGTAAGCGGATCAAACCGGGCAAGTTTCGGGAACCTGAACCTGGCGTTGGGGCCTGCAACCGGATCCGTTACTGATGTTGTTTCCCTGGGAGACAGTGGCATTGCAACCTTAAGCTTCGACCAATTCATTATGGATGGCCCGGGTTACGATTTTGCCATTTTCGAGAATGGATTTATGGATGATTACATTGAAATGGCTCACGTAGAAGTCAGCTCCGACGGTGTTCACTTTTTCCGTTTCCCCTCTACCAGTGAAGTCCAGACAGTCACACAGGCTTCCAACGCTTCCTATACGGATTGCAGAATGATCAATAACCTGGCGGGAAAATACCGTATCGGCTACGGAACTCCTTTTGATCTGAGTGATCTTCCAAACGACCCGGACCTGAACAAATCTGCCGTAACATTGGTCAGAGTCATTGATGCAATCGGTGCGATCTCGGGTCATGTAACTACCGATCAATTCGGGATGATTATCAACGATCCTTATCCCACAGCTTTCGAATCAGGCGGTTTTGACCTGGAAGCGATCGGTATTATCAATGGAACGCTAGGATTGACAGACCTGGAAGCTTTGAATGTACAGGCATTCCCGAATCCAGCAACCGATCAACTCCAAGTTACCCTTAACGGCGAAGCAATTTTAAACCTGTATGCTCCCGACGGACGATTATTGCTGACAGCCAATCATACCCACTCAACGTTCATTTCCATGGAAGATTTTGCTACCGGAATGTACCAATTGCAGCTCATTCAAAACGGTAAACAACAGAGGTTGAATATTTTGAAAAAATAA
- a CDS encoding YncE family protein, translating to MEEPEAPQTLQHGMLVLNEGLFQQNNATLGWYSFSENAYTSNFFEQKTNRSLGDTGNDMQRYGGKIYVIVNVSSTLEILDASTGNSISQISMIANGTPKQPRYITFYGPKAYITCYDGFVDVLDTASLSITNRIQVGANPEGLTVSNGKLFVANSGGLNFPNVDSTVSVIDLGSLQEITRITVGKNPGSIQTDPGGDVYVITRGDYASIPSRMHRINANTNTLAQSFTFDASGISRFTNNFLISYHDFSSGNNRIALFDTNTETIVNPQYISTSGIQTLYGIYYSNITNKVYCLDAKNYTVTGQVHVFSANGNFETSYNVGLNPTSILIYE from the coding sequence GTGGAAGAACCGGAAGCCCCGCAAACGCTTCAGCATGGAATGCTCGTTCTGAACGAAGGGTTGTTCCAGCAAAACAATGCTACTTTGGGTTGGTACAGTTTTTCTGAAAACGCTTATACGAGCAATTTTTTCGAGCAAAAAACCAATCGTTCACTGGGCGACACCGGAAACGACATGCAGCGTTACGGAGGAAAGATTTACGTCATTGTGAATGTTTCCAGTACGCTGGAAATACTCGACGCCTCCACTGGGAACAGCATCAGCCAGATTTCCATGATTGCCAACGGAACTCCAAAACAGCCGCGTTACATTACCTTCTACGGACCGAAAGCATACATTACTTGTTATGATGGATTTGTAGACGTATTGGACACCGCTTCATTGAGTATTACCAATCGCATTCAGGTCGGCGCAAACCCGGAAGGGCTCACAGTTAGCAACGGAAAATTGTTTGTTGCAAATTCAGGAGGATTGAACTTCCCGAATGTCGACAGCACCGTTTCCGTCATTGATTTGGGAAGTTTACAGGAAATCACCCGGATCACAGTCGGTAAAAACCCCGGATCCATTCAAACGGACCCGGGCGGAGATGTGTATGTCATCACACGCGGTGATTACGCCTCCATTCCTTCACGCATGCACCGCATCAATGCCAATACGAACACACTGGCGCAATCCTTCACATTCGATGCCAGCGGAATTTCGCGGTTCACTAACAACTTCCTGATCTCTTACCACGATTTCAGTTCGGGAAATAACCGCATTGCGCTCTTCGATACCAATACGGAAACCATTGTCAACCCGCAATACATTTCGACTTCCGGAATCCAGACATTGTATGGTATCTACTATTCCAACATCACCAACAAAGTCTATTGTCTGGATGCAAAAAATTACACCGTGACCGGACAGGTTCATGTATTTTCTGCGAACGGCAATTTTGAAACAAGTTATAACGTGGGATTAAACCCAACAAGCATTTTAATCTATGAATAA